TTTGTACAGTTCCACAAGGCCTGCACATTTGTTAAATGGTGCACAACTCTTATGTACTGAATGTAGTTTTATGTTTAGCACACCCCATTAAACTAAACAGGTACTCAAACCTTCAggcagcaaaacaaaacaaacacagaacaaCCTTGTGCTGACTTGTGTTGTAAGGTTTGAATTCTTGCTTGTGGGTTAAATGTCTTTTtggaattatatttaaaatcagACAGATGGAAATTTCCATCATTTGTATCAGAGTTAGTTACTATAATAATGTACATGAATAATGTCTGCTGAAGTTATTTTTGCAGCAGATCAAGAGGAAgtcgcgcatgtgtgtgtgtgtgtgtgtgtgtgtgtgtgtgtgtgtgtgtgtgtgtgtgagcgcacatGTGCAACTGTATAACGCTTAAAGCAAAATGTATACATTTCTATGCTAAACTTAAAATTGTAAACAACATCTGTAAGAAAACCTGGGTTTGTACACAGTACAGACAGTAAATTATTGGATGACCCAGTGCTATCAGACTTGTGGTATGAAACCTTCACGATAGGCTTTAAGAAACATTTACATGTCAGAAAACTTTGTTACTTcaaatataacaattataacgatgatgatgatgatgattacgACGATATGGCTGTTGCTGGACTCGATTTTATATGCTGCACATGCTTGTAAATTCAAGCGTTTTAATGTAAATTCAAGCTGGTAAAGGAGTAGAACAATTTGTAATTACTCAGACAGTATTGTCGTTGAACACTCCACTAACTCATAGACTATTACTTACTGGCTTATTAATGCGTGTGAATGAGAAATCGTGAACAGATGATGTTTCTTAGCTTGTCGGCATGTTTTAAAATCACAAAATCGTCTCTACAGTTACTATTGTTACAAGGAAGAAACGTCTTACTTTTCACTTTTAATTATACGCCTAAAATATCATTAAGTGGGTTATTTATATTAAGTGGAACTTTACTGGAAGGGTTAACCACTCAGTTATGAACCTCAGGCAATGCTAAGCAGAAAATAAAGAGCAGGTTAGTTGCATTTACAGTCCCCCTTTTGGACACAACAGTTTCAAGAAACCTCCCGTGTGTCTGTTCTATTATGTGATGGGATATCCCGCTCGCTACTGCGTGGGCTGCCTGAGACGTTCACTGAGAGCAGAAactctctgtgttgtgtgtgtttggttgctAGGGGTGGAGCCTAAAGCCTTTTTTCGTTCTGCATAGCTTTTATTTTTACACCGCTGCTTACGTCTGGAACGAACCAGTTCCGCATTCCCTACAGCGAGTATTTAAACGCGCTGATGCAACCGTCGTCTGGCGCATTCACTGGGCGAACGTCCTGCTCACACCAAGCTGTTATCACGGATTTCTCACAGAAGCCAGgtgagtgattttttttttaccagtatatatatattttttttaaaacaggCTGGCTGTTTTATGCAAAAATAAAACGCAAACTTCTAATCCAACTTAAGGAACTTTGTTCTTTAGACTATGTAAAGAACAAAACGACTGAACATTTAGGCCCGTTTTTCATACCATCTTAACGTCTCCGCTCACGTTTGGAGTGTGTTAAGGTTCTGCTGCTTTATTAATACTTTAGAGAAATACATATTTTGATAACGTCGGAGTGTCCTACATTTGAGGTGGTCAGAGTGAATTAAGTGCTTAGTTTACGGTTAACAGCAAGCGACATGTATGAGAGAACAAAGAACTTTTGAGAACTTGGGTTTTAAGCCAAACTCAGGAATTTCCATCCTTAGTATCGTTACTACGGAACTGTTTCATGCTTTGTGGCCCATTTTGCTAAGTAGATGTggcatgtttgtgttttggaATGCATGCTTGTCTTAGAAAACAAACCGTTACAGCTGTCAGTCCAGGTTATTTGACAGCATACACTAACGGCGTCTTTCATTTGGATAGGGTAGGATAGGACAGGTACATTAATCCCGTTAAAAAGTTAATTTGATTCAGGCCGTTTATACGCGTTGTATAACCTATTGGGTGGTAGAGCACCGGGGGTCCTGTCCCCGCGTGAATGTGGAGGCCCGAGCTGCTTACGGTACGACTGGTGCCGAGAGTCGCGGGGCATTTGCAGAAATGCTTGGTTTTAACACGCAGACTTTTAGTAGGAAGTTCCTGGACACTGTAGTCAAACTGAAAGGCAGATTCTGACAGGGTCATGGCATGGAGTGTGTATAGGTTAATGTGTGCAAGTCACCTTCAGCCAATGGACATTCCTGACCTGTATCCCGTAACGCCCGATTCAGACTGCTAAACCTGACAAAACATCCGAACAGCTAAAAATGATTAAATGATACCCTGGGCATGGCAGGAACAGTACTGGTGAAGGCTGAACACAGTGAAATGATACCCTGGGCATGGCAGGAACAGTACTGGTGAAGGCTGAACACAGTGATGTTTTGGTAGTGGCAGTAAGGGTTTTCTGTCCATTGGAACCTTATGAACCGAGAGTGAGATTTTAAAAAGGGTCATAGAAGGCTTGAGTGTGGAGGCTTCAGTTtggagtgtgtgaaaaaaaaatactgCACCAAGTGTGTTGCTCAGGGAAgggacatgaatccaaaacagtgtcagagagagaaagagagagagagagagagagagagaagaaagggaGCAGACTGAAGTAGATGagcagtgagagagatggatgcACTGAGAGTCAGTAGAGACATGCAGAAGtccagaaagaggaagagaaaaggGCTGAAtcatgcacacaaatacacgcacgcacacacacacacacacacacacacacacacacacacacacacacacacacacacacaaacacaaataatcTCTTACAAAATATGCAAGTGCTGAGAGAAGCCACAGTGGGGGAGTGTGATGACGTGACAGTCCGTTAACTGGACGTGAACATGCTCCCTCTGCATGAACTCCAGCCAGCCTGATGATGAAACTTCAGCTGCGGATTTCGTGCATGGAAACGGGCAGAGTAGTACATTCCCCCGCATGCTAGTCCAGGCTCACAGGTGGCGTCAGAGAGGCTGCGTTTCCATGGTACCCTCTGGCAGTGGTGCAATTCCGCGGGAGACGTGCTTCAGGACAGAGGGAACAAAGAAAAACTATCCCAGGGCCGATGTAACGGCTCTGGGGAGAACCTGCTGCAGCTTGTGTGGATGTATGCGGGTGGAgtgaagaaaagagaaaaaagattTGGAGAAGCAGACTACACTTTGACGTTCTACTATGAGCTCCTCTGTGTTTAGATTCTTATAAAACAAAATTCCCAGCAAACAAAACCCTGAATGTTTTGAGTGTTGCTGTGTATTGTCCAGGGGTAGGGGTGTATTGGGGCATCTCTGTACCATCTCTCGTTCACGCTGGATCATTTGGGTTTCTAGTTTTGCTTTTCCTTTGGGACTATCACATACCCACACTCACTTGTCTTTTTGTCTATCACACCAAATAGGATGAGAAAGGGGGTTATACTGCAAACATCACTTAGCTTGAAGTAAATGAAAGTtctttcttctccctctctctctctctgtctcagaaGGACGTCAGTGATGATGCCTGGTCAGGTTCCTGACCCCGTGATGTCTGCTGCCTCTTTGCCCAGCCTGGTTCATCTGGCTGGAATTCCTACCTCCACAATGACTGAGCAGCTCCGACTGGCGGAGACGTTCAGCCTCTGTGGGGCCATATCTCCCATCGAACTCCTACATGCTGGCAAAAGACCACTCAGCCTCCTGCAGAGCGaggtcagactctctctctctcacacacacacacacacacacacacacacacacacacacacacacacacacacacacacacacacacacacacacacacctatattgAGCACATAGCACAAGGTGCTGGAAACACCAAGGTTGCATTTGATTTTTGAGGGACACATTTATTGGTCATCTTAATACATATTGAAGTTGTTCCGGATTGGATCGTTTGTCAAATGCAgaaattttaaatgaaaatgtattataGACATAGGGTATAGCTATAAAGTCAGTAGTAAAGACTGAGAGTTTGTTGTAATGACAGTGAAGAGCGTTACTTCAAATGACTTTATCTAGCCACGGTCGCCATCTAGTGGCCGATGGCAAAGACGCCTACAGATGTTTACATAAAGCACTTACATAAAACTGCAGTACACAACGTCCCGATTTAAGAACATTCTAAAAATAGTTTTCATTCACAGCATTTTTGGACTGAAAAATTCCCATAAATAGGCATGTGTTTTTCACAGTGAAATGCAGACCGTTTCAATGAAATCTCATGAAGCTCCTGAATGTCATAATTAAAGAGACCTGAGTGTGATTGGATCGTGGTTCGTGGTGTTCCTGAACTATGTGTGATTGGTTGGTTATTTGTGGTGTGCCTGAATTGAGTGTGGTTGGGTGGTTGTTCATGGTGTGCCTGAACCGGTATGGTTGAATGTGGTTTCCAGAACATTGTGCGATTGGTTGGTTGTGGTGTGGCCAAACTGATATCTGGCCTTTTTCTGACAGATGGCTGATGAGactgagaggaggaagaggaggagagagaaaaacaagGTTGCAGCAGCACGTTGTCGAAACAAGAAAAAGGAGAGAACAGACTTCCTTCAAAAAGTGAGTGAGCAAATTTCAGTTTGAAATCTGTTGTCTGTAAGTTCAGTGTCTCAATGGTCTTAGCTAAGGTTTACACTTATCTTCTAGTCTGTACATAAAGAAAACAATAATGAGGCAGAATTCTTTAAAATCAATTTTCTCTCTTCATTTCTTTCTCGTTCTCTGTCTCCAGGAGTCGGAGCGTTTGGAGGTGCTAAATGCTGAGCTGAAATCTCAGATAGAGGATTTGAAGCAGGAACGCCAGCACCTCGTCCTGATGCTCAACCTGCACCGGCCCACCTGCATTGTGCGAACTGACAGCATCCACCCGCCTCAGAGTGAGCGTCACGCACTGCCCCAGCAATTGTCAGCTCAGTGAGATGAACGTTAGACCTCGCCAAGACCATAGCGTGATGCCCAGGAGTCGGGGACGCACTCAGGATGACTGTCCAGAGCTATTGCTCAAAGTGACCTACCAAAGTTCACACTAACTCCTCCTGCTCGATCTGTGCCCAGATGCTGGCTGGGGCTCAGTGACCACTTTGTGGTTTTGTGGATCTTTTCTCCAAGAAATATCTTGATAATCAGGATGTTACTGAAGGGTCAGAAAATTATTCTTAGTAATATGGAGATGGAGAATTTCTGGACACTTGTTTATGATGTTGAACATCCAAAGAATCCATCCTGATCTTGGCTTCGCTGAGTAAAACGCAGATCAGTGGGATATAGTCCTAACTCCTACTGCAAAAACATTTGGATCCACTACACATTCCACTGAAACGTGGACAAGGACATTGTGCCAAATAGCCACATGGTGGCATCTGTTTTGACTGAACTAAGAAAGGGGAGTGTTTAAAGTATTCCTGATTATGTTTAAATAATGTCCACATTGACATGCTACCACTGCCCAAATAACACAGCCTCAGATTCAGTGCACAGGACATGATCTGTAAGTGTAGCATTACAGACTTCAGTGGTAAAAGTCAATCGTATGGGTCTAATACTTAGTACTTAGCGATTTATAGTGGGTTGATGCAAAATACTTTGAATTGCCACCAGATGGCGCCTTTGATGGCCTCTTATGTGTACTGACGCTGGCGTTCCTTTTACACATGTAACACATGTACTGTACATTAACCgatatgttttgtttttatttagtgCATGCACTTGTatctcaaatatatatatatatatatacacgcacacacacatataatatatatatatatatatatagtgtatatatttttttaactgCTATCACTTGATGTGGTGAAATGCATCTCTTATTTTCTATCTTTTGTGTTAATTGGAGGACTGTACCGATATCTGCAGTGCGGAATCACTGAACTCTTCTGTTTTCACAATGATGCCATTTGTTGCATAGTAGAAATAAACTGTGAGGACGTGTGGTGTGTATGGTCTGGCACTGGGGACGATCCAGGGTGTGTTGGGATCCAGGGACAGTGCCACCACACGGACCTTCTGCATCATGAATTGGTTTGACACAGATGTTCTTGAT
The window above is part of the Brachyhypopomus gauderio isolate BG-103 chromosome 9, BGAUD_0.2, whole genome shotgun sequence genome. Proteins encoded here:
- the jdp2b gene encoding jun dimerization protein 2, producing the protein MMPGQVPDPVMSAASLPSLVHLAGIPTSTMTEQLRLAETFSLCGAISPIELLHAGKRPLSLLQSEMADETERRKRRREKNKVAAARCRNKKKERTDFLQKESERLEVLNAELKSQIEDLKQERQHLVLMLNLHRPTCIVRTDSIHPPQSERHALPQQLSAQ